A section of the Echeneis naucrates chromosome 12, fEcheNa1.1, whole genome shotgun sequence genome encodes:
- the nudcd3 gene encoding nudC domain-containing protein 3 has protein sequence MASPLEMTEMYDNALLGILQHVGNIQDFLQIYFGFLYRKTDFYRLLSGPNDKMGFPPGVAEKMVQKSFKLFEKLAEHDRERQLSELQKREQNRRIPPAVQELEVSTEPPEGAPEQSVEAAQVESPPLDAGHASEMAVSPQPDSSSSGGPAPSAEESQESFQANSDSYNGAVRESYSWSQDYTDVEVRVFVPKTVVKGRQVSVTLQTGSLRVCVREGAESQTLMEGEFTHKINTENSLWSLEPGSCVVLSLNKASEVWWSAVLKGEKEIDINQINRERSMASVDDDEHAVLDRLTFDYHQKLQGKPQSHELKVHEMLKKGWDAEGSPFKGQQFDPSQFDIPPSAVQF, from the exons ATGGCGTCGCCGCTGGAGATGACGGAGATGTACGACAACGCTCTGCTCGGAATCCTGCAGCACGTCGGGAACATCCAGGACTTCCTGCAGATCTATTTCGGCTTTTTGTACCGAAAAACGGACTTTTATCGCCTCCTGTCGGGTCCCAACGACAAGATGGGCTTCCCCCCCGGCGTGGCGGAGAAGATGGTGCAGAAG TCATTTAAGCTCTTTGAGAAGCTGGCGGAGCACGACAGAGAGCGTCAGCTGAGCGAGCTGCAGAAGAGAGAGCAGAACAGACGAATCCCTCCGGCAGTGCAGGAGCTGGAGGTCTCCACCGAGCCACCTGAGGGGGCGCCTGAGCAGAGCGTGGAGGCAGCGCAGGTGGAGAGCCCCCCCCTGGATGCTGGGCATGCCTCAGAGATGGCTGTCAGCCCCCAgccagacagcagcagcagcgggggTCCAGCACCGTCAGCAGAAGA GAGTCAGGAGAGTTTCCAGGCTAATTCTGACAGTTACAACGGCGCGGTGAGGGAAAGCTACAGCTGGTCTCAGGACTACACTGATGTGGAGGTCCGAGTGTTTGTGCCTAAGACAGTCGTTAAAGGCCGACAG GTCAGCGTCACTCTTCAGACTGGCAGCTTGcgggtgtgtgtgagggagggagcTGAAAGCCAAACGCTGATGGAGGGAGAGTTCACACACAAGATCAACACTGAAAACTCTCTGTGGAGCCTGGAGCCTGGAAGCTGTGTGGTC CTGTCGCTCAACAAGGCGTCCGAGGTTTGGTGGAGCGCCGTGCtgaagggagagaaggagatCGACATCAACCAAATCAACCGTGAGCGCTCCATGGCGTCCGTCGACGATGATGAGCACGCCGTTCTGGACAGGCTGACCTTTGACTACCATCAGAAGCTGCAAGGAAAACCACAGAGTCATGAATTG AAAGTGCACGAGATGCTGAAGAAGGGCTGGGACGCCGAGGGCTCGCCGTTCAAAGGGCAGCAGTTCGACCCCTCCCAGTTTGACATCCCCCCCAGCGCGGTGCAGTTCTGA